The nucleotide sequence AAATCACTAGccagatatatttatttacatcttCTGAACTTAAACTATCACTGATATCTCACGTGACCTTTCAAAAACTGCCCAGTATTCTGTTTCAGAGAAATTTGCAAAAGACAGCTTACCTGTCTTCTGACTCACAGAGAAAATCAGATGTTTAGGAACCATTAACACAGTTAACACTTCCATTTGCTCTGCACCAATAAAGCCCTGTATAATTCAGACTGTGAAAGCCACAAACAAGCCATAGCCTCTCAAAAGTACAAAGAGCTTGTATTAATTGCTTCTGTGGCCAGGATATAAGTCCAACAGGGTAACAGTTCAAGACATATGCTTTACTTACCTCTGCTGTCATTTTGGCAAACTTGTCAGGAGGTATGTTCCCACATAACACATTTTTCCTTAGGTTTGGATTCTTTGCATCCTTGAGATTCGCTATCCTACTTCGTACcctatttttgtatttcatatcagtgttttttaattcctgaaaaATTGGTGCTTTGGATTTAAGGAACAAAACATTAACAAGTAAAACAGCACTACAGAATattcttttgggggggggggggcgatctTTTAAAACCAAGTCCTTCCCCCCACCTCCAAACAACAGTTACTTTCTTATTCAACAAAGCAGACAGTAGTTCATGTCCTGCCAAAGCATAACCGTAATTTAGCACACGGTTTGCGAAATGTGAACTTGGTGCTAATAGAATTTTAATCAAAATCCTCAAAAATCAGCCATATATTTAAGTCCAGATCCTCAACCTCATGCTGAGGATGAATTAACTTCTGTATAAAAAGtaagaataaaaatcatatacacacacacaaaaacctaCAGGTTTTAAGGTATGTGGTTTAGgctgtggtattttttttaaaggctgaatttctGAACTGATGTGTTGAACAcagtttgcttggttttgtcctaagttaaataaaatactcaCTATACAGATCaaataaactaatttttaaGATTATCAATGTTCTCTTATCCTAAAGCACCCAGATGCACAACAAAGGATATCTTCTTCAATCTGAGAACCCAGCTCTTCCTCATCAGCACCAATAGCAATGTAATCAtctgagcaaaacaaaaaataaaatattaattattagcGCTCTGACGATCTTGGCAGAATTTTATATCACTGGGAGTCCATTCGGAACATCAAAATAGAACAAACTATGAAACAAACACagtgaattttctttttgaaacagaaaatttaatcTACTAAAATCttattattttgaaactttactttgaagaaaaataagcgAAATGAAGAACAATAGAAGATTATAAAAAAGTAGAATAGCCTTGTAtctttcacacacaaaaatttcTGTCTAGTTGCAAACACAAGTAGTAATAAAAACCAATTTgctatacagaaaaaaaaaagtcttctatTAGGCTTGGCATCTACCCATCTCCAAAGTGCATCTGTGCATAAAATAGGttattataaaaagaaaatattcttcatcAGGTTTTATCAATTCTTTCTGTGCTCACAACAAAAGCCATGCAATGTTTTGCAAGCATGCAAGAGACGGATTTCATTAGAAACACTGTAATTAAATAACAaacaatattattattaaaaaaatgcagagctgcAAAGGGTCATAAAACATgcaaattagaagaaataaacCATAGCAATCTTGGTAATATTATGAAAAGACTTCTTGGAAACCTAGATAAAATTCCAAGTACATATAATTATGAAAACTAAGATGCTATATGCAACTTCCTGgttacaaatgtttttaaagtctATGAACTACTGATACAGAGGACCATAAATTCAAGATCTTTAGTCAGCTTTGATTACTGTCTGTGTTGAAATTTACgtgaattaaaagcaaagaacagaagagTGAAGAGTAAAAAAGATTACTTCAGAAGTCTTCTCACACTGTGTCAGCTTCCCCTAAGCTaagaacagaggaagaagaggtggGTCATAAGTTCTGGTAGAAGAGAAGGACCCACAAGAAAGAATTCAGGTCATTCTGAGGAGTCCAACTTTTTATTTGCATCTCATTCAATTTGCCAGTTTAAAAACATCCAAGTGTAcatgatggggggggggaaaaacaccactcacacacacaaaaaaaaccacaacagtaacAGTCAAGCAATTTACAGATGCTTGTAAGGCATGAAAACTGAACAGTGCAAGAATCTTACTGTGATTGTATCAGTGAAACTCCAAggttaaatcaaaacaaaaaggcaacCTTCAAAAATTGGAATCTGAAGGCTCACAGGACCTCTGGAGTAAGAAAGGCAGTCGTGTATAAAGTGTCACTTTCAGTCACAGATAAGACGAAAAATAGCAGCTTCCATTAAAAGACTCAAATGAGGCATTACATAGGAAATAACTTCCTGAAAAGAAGGTCCACACTAGGCAAGATATCAGTTGAACACAAGCTACAAAAAGTCCCATATCACCAGcaacaaaaaagtatttcaatacATACCCATATTGCCAAGGTTACCCAGTTACTTGCAGGTTGGGTGAACTGGCCTATGGGTATGTACACACAATTGGACATAAAGAATACAATAAACAAGGGCAGGGGAAGAAGAGAGTGGGAAggactgaaatggaaaagaaaatagttaaACTTGAAAATATAGTTTACAAAGCTCACCTCCTGTtctgagagctgcagagagcattTCTCTACATTTCACTCGTACAGAATCCGAAGTGCTTGGAGCTCGAGGAAAAGAAGGGATGAAAGAATTTGAGGGAGCACTaccctcctccttcctgctgctggaatTGCTACTTGAACTGctagaaaaaggcaaaaagaaaactagtattaaatatttttttcttcttcagatgaCTCTGTTCTAGGGCAAAACACAGATCTTTTGCCATATCCATTGAtgatattgaagaaaaaaaaagagagaggtcACTTTCTAAAAGCTATTTATAGCTCTAGAggtaataaaattttaaaatgtccttaGAATGTTAGCCAGAGTATTTCACACAAGAGAGATCAGCAGGTATTTCATTCCGTTATGTGGTATGTAAGTTTTAATTCTCAGTTCTCTACATTAACATGaaaccattttttcctcatggaactttgctttataaaacagtgaagaaatacCATTCTAATATTCAGTCTGCAGTGAGTGCATTGCATTCACTCTACTTAGTGTACTGAAGTGGTACTACAGTTTAAGGTCACTTTTGCAAActgtaaaacagttttcaaTTCACATTGGGACAAATGATTATAAGTTaaatttcaatttgaaaatGGCTCATAAAGAGACTCACTACAAACAGAAACACACTGAAAAACTAGACTTGTTGATACTATTTTGCAAATACTCATTAGCTCCTCAAGTGTCATTTACATGGGCTCATCTTTCTGACAACATACATTTtgactttattaaaaaaggTGTAGAACAAGACTGTTTATTAAACAAAATCTAGCAGACAAAAGAAGTATTCCAAACCTCTAGCATATGTAATTACCACAAAGTTGTAACTGAAAGTTGTTTAACGGTTCTCAAAGCTCAGTGCTAGGATTGACAGAAGAAAGTATCTGACagataaaacagattaaataaataaacaataaatattcCGGCCATAGCTTGacctgtgtctttttttcttttttagtatgCCAGCAGCTATCTCTAATAGGACAAATTTGGGCCACAGTTTAAATATATGTACACACTGGTTGATTTTTCAGGTTAAAGCCAATGTATATTGAATGACATTACTTGTCCTCAAGAGCTACGTACCTTTCTTCTCTTGCTTCAGGGCTGTTTTGTGAGGAAGATGCAggctcctttttcttttcttcagaatcTTTATCCGTTGAAGGTCCATCTGGGAATACAAAACATGAGAAACTTTTACTCAATAACTGATTTAAAACAGTGGCAGAGTATCCTTGATGGTTTCTTCTGAACCAGTTAGAAATGCTATCAGCTCCCGCTCTCTGATTTGACCTTCTCTTGCTGAAACAGCTTTCTACCCTCAACACCCTCACCAACCCAGCAAATGAAATATATGTTAACACTTAGATACTTCAGGTCAAGACCAGTATCTGCTTAAAATGACAGTGAAGACACgatgaaaatataaacttttataatttatttttgccaaTTCTACTGCATGAGATACACAATAACTTCTTAAACTTCTTAAACAGAAGCTTCATTAAGTCTCTGAAGTTCATCTTCCATGTTTTAAATATGAGTTCCTACTAAACATGTCATTCTTTTCAATTATATTCACAGTTTCACATTCTATTCAACTATGTTTAAAACACTGAATGAAAGGAACTGTAGGGTAAAAGCTACCTAtggttgccaaaaaaaaaataaaggttttgaaGGAGTTTCACAGATGTGCACACAGTATTTTCTGTGATAGCTCTTagaatattgtttaaaaagatttaaagttGCCTTTCCCACACAGGATGTATTTAATGATGATAACAtcacagaaaataagaacagtattttattaaaaagggcAATCACAACACTTATCTTCAGCCTCGTGAACACCTTTTTATTGTAAAGAGCAGTTCAGAGTGGATAAATCAAGCTCCAGCTTTGACTTGCTTTCAGAAAGGTTGACTCTCTCCACTAGTTAGAAAGATTCGTGTCACCTACCTAAAGTTAGATTTTGTGAATTCCTCTCTCTGAGCCCTCATAAATCTGGCATCATACATCTAACTCTACAGACCGTTAATATTTTGATTAcaaacttctttaaaaagaactaaaaCCAGATCAAAATAGGGAAATCTGATAAGGCTCAGTCATTCCTGTAGAGATACCCCAAACCA is from Anser cygnoides isolate HZ-2024a breed goose chromosome 2, Taihu_goose_T2T_genome, whole genome shotgun sequence and encodes:
- the TCEA1 gene encoding transcription elongation factor A protein 1 isoform X3 → MSVNAIRKQSTDEEVTSLAKSLIKSWKKLLDGPSTDKDSEEKKKEPASSSQNSPEAREESSSSSNSSSRKEEGSAPSNSFIPSFPRAPSTSDSVRVKCREMLSAALRTGDDYIAIGADEEELGSQIEEAIFQELKNTDMKYKNRVRSRIANLKDAKNPNLRKNVLCGNIPPDKFAKMTAEEMASDELKEMRKNLTKEAIREHQMAKTGGTQTDLFTCGKCKKKNCTYTQVQTRSADEPMTTFVVCNECGNRWKFC